A genomic window from Ruminiclostridium cellulolyticum H10 includes:
- a CDS encoding TIGR04066 family peptide maturation system protein — protein MGNVGLVYPYNRQFTPFLRYGSLDFKEFRLVAPGGWGMKDKDASRADDGEYIGITVKSCFESELEDCDCVVFCDYSLPLDFNKYIYPKILESIHKKKDIICLIPLEEHIELELKTLCNYEGVKFSYYKNESSQKFYKKFIEESIITIQTIDIPVIFILGTGEKTNKFDIQLALRKYYLEKGYKVSQIGTRQYCECAGFNSFPDFMFDKTMSETQKVVCFNNYVKSIEKDEKPDLFIIGIPGGIIPLNDLFVQDFGILAYMVSCAVRPDVCILSVYYDEYDNSLFEDVNTSIKHKFGYDVDCLNVANVKLNMPESYLHRGLKYFNVSSKDIEELKAVLNSQNQILFNISNSKDAQSIGEFSESILEKYSEIELVNKI, from the coding sequence ATGGGAAATGTAGGTTTGGTATATCCTTATAACAGGCAGTTTACACCTTTTTTAAGGTATGGAAGTCTGGATTTTAAAGAATTCAGATTAGTTGCTCCGGGTGGTTGGGGAATGAAAGACAAAGATGCAAGCCGGGCTGATGACGGAGAATACATAGGGATAACGGTAAAGTCATGTTTTGAAAGCGAGCTGGAGGACTGTGACTGTGTGGTTTTTTGCGATTATAGCTTGCCACTTGATTTTAATAAGTATATTTATCCCAAAATACTTGAGAGTATTCATAAGAAGAAAGATATTATATGCCTTATACCCTTGGAAGAGCATATAGAACTTGAGCTTAAAACCTTATGCAATTATGAGGGAGTAAAGTTCAGTTATTATAAAAATGAATCATCTCAAAAGTTTTATAAAAAGTTTATTGAAGAATCAATCATTACTATTCAAACTATTGATATTCCCGTTATTTTTATTTTAGGTACGGGAGAGAAAACTAATAAATTCGATATTCAATTGGCACTACGCAAGTATTATCTGGAAAAAGGATATAAGGTAAGTCAGATAGGTACAAGACAGTATTGTGAATGTGCAGGTTTTAATTCATTTCCTGATTTTATGTTTGACAAAACCATGTCTGAAACACAAAAAGTTGTTTGTTTTAATAATTATGTAAAAAGCATTGAAAAGGATGAAAAGCCAGATCTTTTCATAATTGGGATTCCGGGAGGCATTATTCCTTTAAACGACCTGTTTGTTCAGGATTTTGGAATATTGGCGTATATGGTTTCTTGTGCAGTTCGACCTGATGTATGTATTTTAAGTGTCTACTATGATGAATATGATAATAGTTTATTTGAAGATGTTAATACTTCAATTAAGCATAAATTCGGGTACGACGTTGATTGCTTGAACGTGGCTAATGTTAAATTAAACATGCCGGAATCGTACTTACATAGAGGGCTTAAATACTTTAATGTTTCAAGTAAAGATATTGAGGAACTTAAAGCTGTATTAAATTCACAGAATCAAATTTTGTTCAATATATCTAATTCAAAGGATGCACAAAGCATTGGGGAATTTTCGGAATCAATCCTTGAAAAGTACTCGGAAATAGAGTTGGTTAACAAAATATAG
- a CDS encoding helix-turn-helix domain-containing protein, producing MSKHEHNYSNVLRKITADLEIKDVDLAVGIGVTPSTISNWKNSKSLPYEKDIKRLSKYLMLKLESKNLHANYIDKCLNDVKVKIPESNFNDALTAKKQGKYALTLFLILNSLCNSDRKNKSIKVTSNISCVIENNENSVNNVINTEALLSCDKNSEIVSRKNNKKSFIPRALIIMCIATLSLTILVIVQFNMSSLKTNAFVWSDQDLVTTGIQIALDNPLEHSQKYFNNLYNLKNNPEEQLVLNFGYVFADIQAGEIETELGGIFYYNYPYGYTALHGGYNNSNYMSCYIYLTKVANELGNGNIPEKASTTNTPGLSDNDVQALNDYFANGKVGGYEWEDIFNTIGIKFETLKPSTLNKYKKIFVFGLALHSATDVFRHSAFEERSKNNWTQITHDKDDKIYKSLSNADNPYYVYGCNINNHIENGYSDIYYAAQQIARKVIARYAKETNGTIFDFGMPLTYIEDKNFKIANYCLYAKAAGIATLYSKYEVNFEVGNYTLLK from the coding sequence ATGTCAAAACATGAACATAACTATAGTAATGTACTTAGAAAAATAACAGCTGATCTGGAAATTAAAGATGTAGATTTAGCTGTAGGAATAGGAGTTACACCTTCTACAATTAGCAATTGGAAAAATTCAAAATCATTGCCATATGAAAAAGATATTAAAAGACTTTCTAAATATTTAATGCTTAAGCTCGAATCCAAAAATTTACATGCTAATTATATAGATAAATGTCTTAATGATGTAAAAGTAAAGATACCTGAGAGTAATTTTAATGATGCTTTAACTGCAAAAAAACAAGGGAAGTACGCGTTAACACTGTTTTTAATACTTAATTCATTATGTAATTCAGATAGAAAAAATAAGAGTATAAAAGTCACTTCCAATATTAGTTGTGTAATAGAAAACAACGAGAATTCAGTAAATAATGTAATAAATACTGAGGCATTATTAAGTTGCGATAAAAATTCAGAAATCGTTAGTAGAAAAAACAATAAGAAGTCTTTTATACCAAGGGCATTAATAATAATGTGTATTGCTACATTAAGCCTTACTATACTGGTAATAGTACAGTTTAATATGTCATCACTTAAAACTAATGCCTTTGTTTGGAGTGATCAGGATTTAGTAACTACGGGTATACAGATAGCACTGGATAATCCCCTTGAACATTCTCAGAAGTATTTTAATAATTTATATAATCTAAAAAACAACCCAGAAGAACAATTGGTGTTGAATTTCGGATATGTGTTTGCTGATATTCAAGCCGGAGAAATTGAGACGGAATTAGGAGGAATTTTCTATTACAATTATCCTTATGGCTATACAGCACTTCATGGAGGATACAATAATAGTAATTATATGAGTTGCTATATCTATTTAACAAAAGTTGCGAATGAACTTGGAAATGGAAATATACCTGAAAAAGCTTCAACAACAAATACTCCAGGTTTATCTGATAATGACGTTCAAGCCTTAAACGATTATTTTGCCAATGGAAAAGTTGGCGGATATGAATGGGAGGATATTTTTAACACAATTGGTATAAAATTTGAAACTTTAAAACCTTCTACATTAAATAAGTATAAAAAAATTTTTGTATTCGGATTAGCCTTGCACAGTGCTACAGATGTGTTTAGGCATAGTGCTTTTGAAGAAAGATCTAAAAATAATTGGACTCAAATTACCCATGATAAGGATGATAAAATATATAAATCCTTATCAAATGCAGACAATCCATATTATGTTTATGGATGTAATATAAACAATCATATAGAAAATGGTTACAGTGACATCTATTATGCAGCACAGCAAATTGCCAGAAAGGTAATAGCACGTTATGCTAAAGAAACTAATGGTACTATTTTTGATTTTGGTATGCCATTAACATACATTGAGGATAAGAATTTTAAAATAGCAAATTACTGCTTATATGCAAAAGCAGCAGGAATAGCAACGTTATACTCAAAATATGAAGTAAATTTTGAAGTGGGAAATTATACATTATTAAAGTAG
- a CDS encoding S-layer homology domain-containing protein, with protein sequence MKKTISIIVAVIMLMSSFGTSFAAADTTMETVQQTFKDLNGHWASDAIYKWSTQGVINGYDGLFRPNDSITRGEMACILDNIMDYQSASKNTFSDLKPGQFYTNAVLKANAAGIINGNGATLLRPTDKITREEAVVMMAKAFAVNEGTISKTQFSDEKEVSSWARTSVFGMEAKGYVNGNKGKFNPKANITRAEIVAIINNIVKGYYTKAGTYDDNVTGTVIIKVPDVTLKGVNITENLIIAEGVGEGDVTLDSVTVKGNTVVRGGGENSIHITGSSNISNIKIEKNNNKLRIVILDGNTVKEIEIAKGEEIIVTGSVGTLEIATPDVIVKVIAANISDTKVVSANASIFVDKESKIKSVSINNSAENTAIKAEKGAVVNTVFSEAETNVSGEGTVEQVLLKEGANNSSVTTPNTHITAAAGVTGATAGGVPVTGGTSVVNNSTGNGTPVVTPTPNPGNGGNSGGDNTTPPVTPVSDIRILSKPMTLTAGGTTGMIIAMISPSNATNKKVIWSSSDTKVATVKNGIVTPLTEGTTVISVVSAADPTKTATTTVTVSPADTTPPVTPVSDIRILTTPITLTAGGPTGMIIAIISPSNATNKKVTWSSSDTKVATVNNGIVTPLTEGTTIISAVSAADPTKTATTTVTVGPADTTPPELSDGTVENLGSAAGTTATLKYHATKETGRVTYYCLLQDASAGIPTVAEIKTSNIKAAFSGNPVYYTINLTGLTAGQKYTAYIVMEDVSDNTSNILTITGINPYSNAALEKLNTPSLTLSSNTSGIGGLAYTITTANGAEDSNVKEYLIEVTPFSALGTPTDKILTLTIPKNSVKGILLLNNIIVAGNSYVARIQAIVTDGNKAYQNSDISDYTDIAVAQAVTPTEPGMQVEYVSNLNKDSAVKNIQFSYSGYNGALASDLTIDTTKISVMIGSEKHQLSKYRKAEKPNEPGTYELLYGTYVKINLTDADYNAIIGDANFTSPTGTNKLVADLGWASINGTVSGKASESTIKFSRNLTIVNNSDEYVAKYQLPQNYHYKLRSDKIQDLGYSVSSITFYSELVTDSSTEPNKGYQITKTITPADSNISFSEDDVWARLSAAETPTDFAPTGDYYKVSSADTDRVEIVNANDEKTYYKVAQGVAGRINSMLTNGETVNYTDSLMFKFGDNGTLEAIKVVGDVSIGIDLVGHFAPSGVPVYLDSDTAKLTISGGNTIGDIIVTKALKDSYAIYVTGGKVGNITLADGVKLNIQGSEGMTEVGNINGTDTYTVAIDVNSQNKRKVLVGDIELGNSGMLDLYQNDAGDLSEEYFTIGNVTAITGASIKIPNSSNVYCNPYGWFMKFEDLADTVTFMIGNQVYTPPTEQVAFSVSDSSLAYYYGVINYYDSKTWTWRFFFTDAQISEADLEDDSKVFTFSAVNAEHISSLVE encoded by the coding sequence ATGAAGAAAACAATTTCTATCATCGTTGCTGTCATCATGCTGATGAGTTCATTTGGAACATCATTTGCAGCAGCAGATACAACGATGGAAACAGTACAACAAACGTTCAAAGACCTAAATGGCCACTGGGCATCAGATGCTATATACAAATGGTCAACACAAGGTGTCATTAACGGATATGACGGACTTTTCAGACCTAATGATTCCATAACCAGAGGAGAAATGGCATGTATCCTTGACAACATTATGGACTACCAGTCGGCTTCCAAGAACACTTTTTCAGATTTAAAACCAGGGCAGTTCTATACCAATGCAGTTCTAAAGGCAAATGCCGCAGGAATTATTAATGGTAATGGAGCCACACTACTTCGCCCGACAGATAAGATTACAAGGGAAGAAGCCGTAGTAATGATGGCAAAAGCATTTGCAGTAAATGAAGGCACTATTTCCAAAACGCAATTCTCTGATGAAAAAGAAGTATCATCCTGGGCAAGGACTTCTGTATTTGGGATGGAAGCCAAGGGCTACGTAAATGGGAATAAGGGTAAGTTTAATCCCAAAGCAAATATTACCAGAGCAGAAATCGTAGCAATCATAAATAACATTGTAAAAGGTTATTATACAAAAGCTGGTACTTATGACGACAATGTGACTGGAACAGTAATTATAAAGGTACCTGACGTTACACTTAAGGGAGTTAATATTACAGAGAATCTGATTATTGCAGAAGGCGTCGGAGAAGGGGATGTCACTCTTGATAGTGTAACCGTTAAGGGGAACACTGTTGTTAGGGGCGGTGGCGAAAATTCCATACATATTACCGGATCTTCAAATATCTCAAATATCAAAATTGAAAAGAACAATAATAAACTGAGAATAGTAATCTTAGATGGCAACACTGTAAAAGAAATTGAAATTGCAAAAGGTGAAGAAATCATAGTCACAGGTTCCGTTGGAACATTGGAGATAGCAACTCCAGATGTAATTGTTAAAGTAATTGCAGCAAATATTTCAGATACGAAGGTTGTAAGCGCCAACGCTAGTATTTTTGTAGATAAGGAATCAAAGATAAAATCTGTTTCTATAAATAATTCAGCAGAAAATACTGCAATAAAGGCTGAAAAAGGTGCCGTTGTTAACACAGTATTTTCAGAAGCGGAAACTAATGTTAGTGGTGAAGGAACTGTAGAGCAAGTCCTTCTCAAGGAAGGTGCAAATAATTCTAGTGTTACAACACCCAACACACATATAACAGCAGCAGCCGGAGTAACTGGGGCAACAGCGGGAGGAGTGCCTGTAACGGGTGGAACTTCAGTTGTAAATAATAGTACCGGAAACGGTACGCCAGTCGTAACACCAACACCTAATCCCGGTAATGGCGGAAACAGTGGCGGTGATAATACAACACCACCGGTAACGCCAGTCAGTGATATTAGGATTTTATCAAAGCCTATGACATTGACAGCAGGTGGAACAACGGGAATGATAATAGCAATGATTAGCCCTTCAAATGCAACAAACAAAAAAGTAATCTGGTCATCCAGCGATACAAAGGTTGCAACTGTAAAAAATGGTATAGTAACTCCATTAACAGAAGGTACAACTGTAATCTCAGTCGTCTCAGCTGCAGATCCCACTAAAACGGCAACGACTACCGTAACTGTTAGTCCGGCTGACACAACACCACCGGTAACGCCAGTCAGTGATATTAGGATTTTAACAACGCCTATAACATTGACAGCAGGTGGGCCAACGGGAATGATAATAGCAATAATTAGCCCTTCAAATGCAACAAACAAAAAAGTAACCTGGTCATCCAGCGATACAAAGGTTGCAACCGTAAATAATGGTATAGTAACTCCATTAACAGAAGGTACGACTATAATCTCAGCTGTCTCAGCTGCAGATCCCACTAAAACGGCAACAACTACCGTAACTGTTGGACCGGCTGACACGACACCGCCTGAACTTTCTGACGGAACTGTTGAGAATTTGGGTTCAGCAGCTGGAACAACCGCTACGTTGAAATATCATGCTACAAAAGAAACTGGTAGGGTTACATACTATTGTTTATTACAAGATGCAAGTGCAGGTATTCCTACCGTGGCGGAGATTAAAACATCAAATATAAAAGCGGCATTTTCCGGAAACCCTGTGTATTATACGATTAATCTGACAGGACTGACAGCCGGTCAAAAATATACAGCCTATATAGTAATGGAAGATGTTTCAGATAATACCTCTAATATTCTTACAATTACTGGTATAAATCCATATTCAAATGCTGCTTTAGAAAAGTTAAATACTCCAAGTCTAACACTATCCTCAAATACTTCAGGAATAGGCGGGCTAGCTTACACAATCACTACAGCGAATGGTGCAGAAGACAGCAATGTAAAAGAATATTTAATAGAAGTTACTCCATTCTCAGCATTGGGAACACCGACAGATAAAATCCTTACGTTAACAATTCCGAAAAACAGCGTTAAAGGGATATTATTGTTGAACAATATTATTGTTGCCGGAAACTCATATGTTGCACGAATACAAGCTATTGTTACAGACGGTAATAAAGCATATCAGAATTCTGATATCAGTGATTATACCGATATTGCAGTTGCTCAGGCAGTAACCCCCACAGAGCCGGGCATGCAGGTAGAATATGTATCGAACCTTAATAAGGATTCAGCAGTCAAGAATATACAATTCTCATATTCCGGCTATAATGGTGCATTGGCAAGTGACTTGACTATTGATACAACAAAAATAAGTGTTATGATTGGTTCCGAAAAACATCAATTATCAAAATATCGTAAGGCCGAAAAACCAAATGAACCCGGAACTTATGAATTGTTGTACGGAACATATGTAAAAATAAATTTAACTGATGCGGACTATAATGCAATAATAGGTGATGCTAACTTTACTTCACCAACAGGAACCAATAAATTAGTCGCTGATTTGGGATGGGCAAGCATAAACGGTACAGTTAGCGGAAAGGCTTCTGAGTCTACTATAAAATTCTCAAGGAATTTGACAATCGTAAACAATTCAGATGAATATGTTGCTAAATACCAGTTGCCACAAAATTACCATTATAAATTACGAAGTGATAAAATTCAAGATTTAGGTTATTCTGTATCTTCAATTACTTTTTATAGTGAATTAGTTACAGACTCTAGTACAGAGCCAAATAAAGGATATCAAATAACAAAGACGATTACTCCTGCTGACTCAAACATTAGCTTTAGTGAAGACGATGTTTGGGCAAGACTTTCAGCTGCGGAAACGCCAACAGACTTTGCCCCAACGGGTGATTATTACAAAGTATCAAGTGCTGATACTGACCGGGTTGAGATAGTCAATGCAAATGATGAAAAGACATACTACAAGGTAGCCCAAGGTGTGGCCGGCAGAATAAACAGTATGTTGACTAATGGTGAAACTGTTAATTATACAGATTCATTAATGTTCAAATTCGGTGATAATGGAACCTTAGAAGCTATAAAAGTAGTAGGTGACGTAAGCATTGGAATTGATTTGGTTGGTCACTTTGCACCAAGCGGTGTTCCTGTTTATTTAGATTCAGATACTGCAAAACTTACCATCAGCGGCGGAAACACAATTGGTGATATTATTGTAACTAAAGCTTTGAAAGATTCCTATGCAATATATGTAACGGGCGGTAAGGTAGGAAACATTACCTTAGCTGATGGAGTTAAGCTCAATATACAGGGTTCCGAGGGAATGACAGAGGTTGGAAATATCAACGGCACAGATACATATACCGTTGCTATTGATGTAAATTCACAGAATAAGAGAAAAGTATTGGTCGGTGACATTGAGCTGGGGAACAGCGGAATGCTGGATTTATACCAGAATGATGCCGGCGATTTATCAGAGGAATATTTTACTATCGGAAATGTAACTGCGATAACCGGTGCCTCTATAAAAATCCCAAATTCTTCAAATGTATATTGTAACCCATACGGTTGGTTTATGAAATTTGAAGATCTGGCTGATACTGTTACTTTTATGATTGGCAATCAGGTGTATACTCCGCCAACGGAACAAGTTGCATTTAGTGTAAGTGATTCTAGTCTGGCCTATTACTACGGTGTTATTAACTACTATGACAGTAAAACTTGGACATGGAGATTTTTCTTCACCGACGCCCAAATTTCAGAAGCTGACCTGGAAGATGATAGTAAGGTATTCACGTTTTCTGCCGTTAATGCTGAACATATAAGCAGTTTAGTTGAATAG
- a CDS encoding IS3 family transposase (programmed frameshift), protein MKKRRTFTPEQKTKIVLEVLKEAQTLTEIAAKYEIQPNQLTRWKSEFIKNANRAFSDDADETEQLKQVHEAQIDELHRQIGQLTVERNWLKKKLNNSACRQSRQSMVDKKHKKLTITRQCQLLGLNRSTLYYQPHEPDRSEEYRIKWLIDEIYTRDSSLGYRRMTHILHRDHGININKKRTRRYMREMNIYGICPGPNLSKRGRLKYVHPYLLRGLTIDRPNQVWSVDITYCRMPKGHMYLAAIIDWHSKYIVGYELSNTMDKSLVLNLVKRTITAHGKPEIINSDQGSQFTCEDYINLLKENNIKVSMDGKGQALDNICIERFWRSLKWEKLYLEEYSTPKQLRNIIQEYIAYYNIYRPHQTLEYRTPGEVYYRTLAEKTA, encoded by the exons ATGAAAAAGAGAAGAACTTTTACCCCTGAACAGAAAACCAAAATAGTCCTCGAAGTCTTAAAAGAGGCACAAACATTGACAGAGATCGCTGCTAAGTACGAAATCCAACCAAATCAGCTTACGCGTTGGAAATCTGAGTTCATAAAGAATGCCAACCGTGCTTTCAGTGATGATGCTGATGAAACCGAACAATTGAAGCAGGTACATGAAGCTCAGATTGACGAGCTTCACAGGCAAATAGGTCAGTTAACCGTAGAGCGTAACTGGCTCAAAAAAAAA CTGAACAATTCGGCCTGCCGACAGAGCCGCCAAAGCATGGTGGATAAAAAACATAAAAAGCTGACCATTACTCGACAGTGCCAGTTGCTAGGGCTTAATCGGAGTACGCTTTACTATCAGCCGCACGAACCTGATCGCAGCGAAGAATACCGTATTAAATGGCTTATTGATGAAATCTATACGAGAGACTCTTCACTTGGGTATCGGCGTATGACGCATATCCTTCATAGGGATCATGGCATAAACATCAACAAGAAGCGTACCCGCCGTTATATGAGGGAAATGAACATTTATGGAATCTGCCCAGGACCCAACCTAAGTAAACGGGGCCGATTGAAGTATGTCCATCCATATCTTCTCAGAGGGCTTACAATTGATAGGCCTAATCAGGTATGGTCAGTGGATATTACCTATTGTCGGATGCCCAAAGGTCATATGTATTTAGCAGCTATCATCGATTGGCATTCCAAATATATCGTCGGTTATGAATTATCCAATACCATGGATAAAAGTCTTGTCCTCAATCTGGTGAAAAGGACTATCACAGCACATGGGAAACCCGAAATTATTAACAGTGATCAAGGATCCCAGTTTACCTGTGAAGATTATATAAATCTTTTGAAAGAGAACAACATAAAAGTATCAATGGATGGAAAAGGTCAAGCCCTTGATAATATCTGTATTGAACGCTTCTGGCGCAGTCTGAAATGGGAGAAGCTATATCTTGAGGAATATTCCACGCCTAAGCAATTACGTAACATTATTCAGGAGTATATAGCTTATTACAACATTTACCGTCCACATCAGACCTTAGAGTATAGGACACCAGGAGAAGTTTATTATAGAACCCTAGCAGAAAAAACTGCCTAA
- a CDS encoding peptide maturation system acyl carrier-related protein: MNEEIFQRLQKIFFTRFNIDFKSKSTMDYEKHLLGEDWGLKPRDLLVLFIDIESQFGISISEKEIERGNFSSINNLVRIISTETACKIGCGMR; the protein is encoded by the coding sequence ATGAATGAAGAGATATTTCAAAGATTACAAAAAATATTTTTCACAAGATTTAATATTGATTTTAAATCCAAGAGCACTATGGATTATGAGAAACATTTATTAGGAGAAGACTGGGGATTAAAACCTAGAGATTTACTAGTCTTATTCATAGATATAGAAAGTCAATTTGGAATTTCCATATCAGAAAAAGAAATAGAAAGAGGTAATTTCAGTAGCATCAACAACTTAGTCAGGATAATATCTACTGAAACTGCATGCAAAATTGGATGTGGAATGAGATAG
- a CDS encoding RtcB family protein, producing MASLPGVVNAVGLPDLHPGKTPVGIAIITEGIIYPHLVGNDIGCGMALFMTELERRKLKLDRLVKKAESLESLREI from the coding sequence ATCGCTTCTCTACCGGGCGTAGTAAATGCGGTGGGGCTGCCTGATTTACATCCCGGCAAAACCCCTGTCGGTATAGCTATAATCACGGAAGGAATTATATACCCTCATCTGGTTGGAAACGATATTGGCTGTGGAATGGCCTTGTTTATGACTGAACTAGAAAGAAGAAAGTTAAAACTCGACCGGCTTGTAAAAAAGGCTGAAAGCCTTGAAAGCTTGAGAGAAATCTAG
- a CDS encoding zinc dependent phospholipase C family protein has product MNTKFKKIAVLFVVVMTTLSLSMNAFAWGKNDHKTCVTDAAASVGITLSPEEKVALQFGSIFPDEDEYNDPAGKGTLHGTLWTKDKDGYNANYIGNYIYLTKIADLLGNGKAVAKGTVSQSYGMYANDYTNLNGYITCNATMGVGTGSVGGWTWNEIFDSIGIPNNAANRRAFIYGVALHVATDVFAHSTWTTDSSGIWRRITHENTGYGVFNSDKSIGADFSSFKTGRIMAAKEVAGRIITRFKSNPTTIGKVADFIVSSNCFSGTEGKFLIGNYAYYAYVSGKTTGETNVYNQFFKGDLAYQCAINGGEYSFYGNKQYDNWW; this is encoded by the coding sequence ATGAATACAAAATTTAAAAAAATTGCAGTTCTTTTCGTAGTTGTTATGACTACACTATCACTAAGCATGAATGCTTTTGCATGGGGTAAAAATGATCATAAAACTTGTGTAACTGACGCTGCTGCTTCAGTAGGAATTACGCTCAGTCCTGAGGAGAAAGTAGCACTGCAATTCGGTAGCATATTTCCAGATGAAGATGAATATAATGACCCAGCGGGAAAAGGTACATTACATGGAACTTTATGGACCAAGGACAAAGACGGTTATAATGCCAATTATATTGGAAATTACATATACCTAACAAAAATTGCGGATTTACTAGGAAATGGCAAAGCCGTAGCCAAAGGAACCGTATCTCAAAGTTATGGTATGTACGCAAACGATTATACTAACCTTAATGGATACATTACTTGTAATGCAACAATGGGAGTTGGAACTGGAAGTGTCGGTGGATGGACATGGAATGAGATTTTTGATAGTATAGGTATACCTAATAATGCTGCTAATAGAAGAGCATTTATATATGGAGTAGCATTACATGTTGCTACAGACGTTTTTGCTCATAGTACATGGACAACTGATAGCTCAGGCATTTGGAGACGTATTACACATGAAAACACCGGTTATGGTGTTTTTAATTCTGATAAATCAATCGGTGCTGACTTTTCATCTTTTAAAACAGGTCGCATTATGGCAGCAAAAGAAGTTGCTGGGAGAATTATAACTCGTTTCAAGAGCAATCCAACAACAATTGGTAAGGTCGCTGACTTTATTGTATCAAGTAATTGTTTTTCTGGTACTGAAGGTAAATTCCTTATTGGAAATTATGCATATTATGCATATGTGTCTGGAAAAACTACTGGTGAAACTAATGTTTATAATCAATTTTTTAAAGGAGATCTTGCTTATCAATGTGCAATTAATGGAGGAGAATACTCTTTTTATGGTAACAAACAGTATGATAATTGGTGGTAA
- a CDS encoding CLI_3235 family bacteriocin precursor, translating to MRKLGKKLVTKKETLQAFLCNCDSACEYYCRPSPTSGPPSYAPQIGLISDRQA from the coding sequence ATGAGAAAACTTGGGAAAAAGCTTGTCACCAAAAAAGAAACCTTGCAGGCGTTTTTATGTAATTGTGACAGTGCATGTGAGTATTATTGCAGACCTAGTCCAACAAGCGGTCCGCCAAGCTATGCACCACAAATAGGCCTTATATCCGATCGTCAAGCATAA